The following are from one region of the Silene latifolia isolate original U9 population chromosome 9, ASM4854445v1, whole genome shotgun sequence genome:
- the LOC141599299 gene encoding putative pentatricopeptide repeat-containing protein At3g18840 yields MQFRCLTQVLSFHSQAIKSGFQSDIFTSNHIIQAYAKHGGLRLARKLFDDMPKRNVYTWNTIISAYLKIRDVTTAENLFKSAPYKDLVTYNSMLSGYASSGDGHETNVLELFTEMHNCLSNNGGIDEFTVTTMLNFVARLSLGTLGMQLHSYMVKSGNDFGRFVSSSLIDMYSKCGYFEEAYRVFSRRREGLDSVSKNAMVAACCRENELELGLDIFWREPELNDSVSWNTIISGFTQNGYHEKALTLFVSMMENGIRLNEHTFASVISACCGIRSLKLGKEVHAHVMKSGLIENPYISSGIVDLYSKCGDIDHAKSSYTTFSMGNAFSITSMIVAYSSIGDMVEARRLFDTLSEKNSVVWTALFTGYVKSQHCEAAFDLLREFQSKEVKILDVVIIMTLLGACAVQASLHPGKQIHAYILRTRVKMDEKLLSAVIDMYSKCGLLTYAERIFSSIMERDPILYNVMIAGYAHHGHGIKAITLFEEMCKSGIRPNAGTFVSLLSNCRHVGLVELGEKIFYAMEGEYGVKPEVDHHACMVDLYGRAGQLDKVVNFMKNITIEPDGVLLGAFVNACRMNGNVELAREVEEKMLQIEGESGSRYVQLANVYATQGKWDEVGRIRKKMKGKEVKKIAGCSWLNLENEVTIFTSGDKGHSRSDAIYSLLDCLYEEIYMS; encoded by the coding sequence ATGCAGTTCAGGTGCTTAACACAAGTGTTATCGTTCCATTCTCAAGCTATAAAATCTGGGTTTCAATCTGACATTTTCACATCCAATCATATCATTCAAGCCTATGCTAAACATGGCGGTTTACGACTTGCCCGCAAACTATTCGATGATATGCCTAAACGAAATGTATACACTTGGAACACTATCATTTCTGCTTACTTGAAAATACGGGATGTTACGACTGCCGAGAACCTTTTTAAGTCTGCACCATACAAGGATTTGGTGACTTATAATTCTATGTTATCTGGGTATGCCAGTTCTGGTGACGGGCACGAAACGAATGTTCTGGAATTGTTTACTGAGATGCATAATTGTCTTAGTAATAATGGTGGGATTGATGAGTTTACTGTCACAACAATGCTTAACTTTGTTGCGAGGTTGTCGTTGGGTACTCTTGGCATGCAGTTGCATTCTTACATGGTTAAAAGTGGAAATGATTTTGGTAGGTTTGTTTCGAGTTCTCTTATTGACATGTATTCTAAATGCGGTTACTTTGAAGAAGCATATCGGGTTTTTAGTCGTCGTAGAGAGGGATTGGACTCGGTATCTAAGAATGCTATGGTTGCAGCTTGTTGCAGAGAAAATGAGTTGGAATTGGGTTTGGATATCTTCTGGCGTGAGCCGGAGTTGAATGACAGTGTTTCTTGGAACACGATCATTTCTGGCTTTACGCAGAATGGCTATCATGAGAAAGCCCTAACATTATTTGTTTCCATGATGGAAAACGGGATTAGATTAAATGAACATACTTTTGCTAGTGTCATATCTGCCTGTTGCGGAATTAGAAGCCTTAAGCTTGGAAAGGAAGTTCATGCTCATGTTATGAAGAGTGGATTAATTGAAAATCCATATATCAGTAGTGGAATTGTTGATCTCTATAGCAAGTGTGGTGATATAGATCACGCAAAGTCGTCTTACACAACCTTCAGCATGGGAAATGCTTTCTCAATTACTTCGATGATTGTTGCATATTCATCAATAGGAGACATGGTCGAAGCCAGAAGACTTTTCGACACATTGTCTGAGAAAAACTCTGTAGTTTGGACGGCGTTGTTTACTGGCTATGTCAAATCTCAACATTGTGAAGCAGCATTTGATCTTCTGAGAGAATTTCAGTCCAAAGAAGTGAaaatattggatgtggtgattatAATGACTCTGCTTGGCGCGTGTGCAGTACAAGCATCCCTGCACCCTGGCAAGCAGATTCATGCATACATATTAAGGACTCGGGTAAAAATGGATGAAAAGCTATTGAGTGCAGTAATTGACATGTACTCAAAATGTGGGCTCTTAACATATGCAGAGAGAATTTTCTCAAGCATTATGGAAAGGGACCCGATCCTTTATAACGTGATGATAGCCGGCTATGCTCACCATGGACATGGAATCAAAGCAATCACATTGTTTGAAGAGATGTGCAAAAGTGGGATAAGGCCAAATGCAGGAACTTTCGTCTCTCTACTGTCAAATTGTCGTCACGTAGGGCTAGTTGAACTAGGAGAAAAAATCTTCTACGCCATGGAAGGAGAATACGGTGTAAAACCAGAAGTTGACCACCACGCGTGTATGGTTGACCTATATGGCCGAGCAGGTCAACTAGATAAAGTTGTGAACTTTATGAAAAACATAACAATTGAACCAGATGGTGTACTGTTGGGTGCTTTTGTTAATGCTTGTAGGATGAATGGCAATGTAGAATTAGCTAGGGAAGTGGAGGAGAAGATGTTGCAGATTGAGGGCGAGAGTGGGTCCCGTTATGTGCAATTGGCTAACGTATATGCCACGCAAGGGAAATGGGACGAGGTTGGTAGGATTCGAAAGAAGATGAAAGGGAAGGAGGTGAAGAAGATTGCAGGGTGCAGTTGGCTGAATTTGGAGAATGAAGTCACCATATTTACTTCTGGTGACAAAGGTCATTCGAGATCAGATGCGATATATTCTTTGCTTGATTGTTTGTATGAAGAAATTTACATGAGTTAA